The genomic interval TGGCGTGCCCGCGTAAGGTAATCCTGCGCTGTGAGGATGGGGATTACTTTGAGGCGGATCACGTCATCTGCACCGTTTCCCTGGGTGTCCTGCAGGAGCAGCACGAGAAGCTGTTCACCCCACCGCTGCCCGCAGCCAAGGTGAATGCCATTCGAGGCCTCACCCTCGGCACTGTGAACAAACTGTATTTGGAGTACGGGAAGCAGCCACTTCCCGATGGTTGGGTGGGTTTCTTCTGTCTTTGGCTGGAACAGGATCTGACAGAGCTGCGAAAGACGGAACATTCCTGGGTGGAGGGCATCACCGGTGTCCACATGATCACCTGCCAGCCCCGAATGTTGATGGCCTGGGTGAATGGTCCGCATGGACGCCACATGGAGAACCTGTCCGATGAGAAAGTGCTGGAGGGCTTGCAATGGCTCTTCCGAAAGTTTCTCACTTTTGAAATTCCGCCGCCGCAGCGTTTCGTTCGCAGCAAGTGGTTTTCGAATCCAAACTTTCGTGGCAGTTGGAGTCATCGTCCCACCAAGGCCGATGAAAGGAAAACGGGCCCCTGGGACTTAGAATCACCTGTGCTGGGAGAAGATGGTCACTTGGGTCTCCTTTTTGCCGGAGAGGCGTCCAGCAGGAATTACTTCTCCACCGTTCACGGAGCTCTTGAGGCGGGCTATCGGGAAGCCGATCGCCTGATTGGTCATTACACCTCATGCAGTGCCAAGGCCTGAAAATTGTCATTTTTGCTAATGTATTCTTTTGCTATGTACTCTTCTGTATGTTTGGGTTCGTAAAATTCGCGGTTtcttaataaaattattccatcttttatataaaaatggaaaaactagCTTGTATCATGATTTTCATATACGTAGCCTCTGAGTTATTTTAGGTAACTTTCTTTTTTGACAAAccgaataaataataaaaaacttaaaaaaaaaattgaggAGGAAAGCTCTACCGTTATCGCATTTGAAATTGGCGCCCAAAATCTATTTATCGATTATTTCACAGCTGTTTTTCTACCATCACCGCCAAGATTACAGCAACTGTTTTTTGACATAACATAACACaacattaaaaaatgcaaataattaagAACTGCAGCAGTAAGCTACTCAGACACAAGTACCTGTGCCTGCCAAGGGTCTACGCCCTATACT from Drosophila yakuba strain Tai18E2 chromosome 3L, Prin_Dyak_Tai18E2_2.1, whole genome shotgun sequence carries:
- the LOC6532637 gene encoding spermine oxidase is translated as MEKCRASSRIVIIGAGVSGIAAATRLLQNNFHNVQILEAENRIGGRINTVYFGDNVIDLGAQWCHGKQQNCVYDMVKDMGILHETGDYYSPIKRVRSNKEVIPHELATKIHDIAVKSMPSGPHPVVGSFGTHLAQAYWRRIESELPELDRTVASESLNTFAKHESSIIGADNLFEVSVREHIEYHECDGDKLLHWGTKGYRRFLRLLMHVSEDSPEELGLLEGRVQLAKKVTKIELACPRKVILRCEDGDYFEADHVICTVSLGVLQEQHEKLFTPPLPAAKVNAIRGLTLGTVNKLYLEYGKQPLPDGWVGFFCLWLEQDLTELRKTEHSWVEGITGVHMITCQPRMLMAWVNGPHGRHMENLSDEKVLEGLQWLFRKFLTFEIPPPQRFVRSKWFSNPNFRGSWSHRPTKADERKTGPWDLESPVLGEDGHLGLLFAGEASSRNYFSTVHGALEAGYREADRLIGHYTSCSAKA